The nucleotide sequence aacgtgatattatgacgttatacgccgttctgagccatgtttgaactttctatcatttttggttccgataattctgctgaccatagtagtagataaaagccgattctagaacctcctctcagaacctcaggtcaaggtcaaggccaaggtcacgttgagtgaccatgaccttgaccttgccctgaggttctgggaggaggttccagaatcggctattgcaaagggggtcgttgaccagtaacctagacctaaacaatgacctttactttgagctcacctcaggtcaagatcacgtttagtgaccatgaccttgatcagtaaccttgacctgaacaatgacctttactttgacctcaacggagaccttgaagtcaaccttaattgtgaccaTGACATTGACCTTGTACGTGACCTGAAATGAAGGTTACACGACATGAGTTCATTGAAAACCCCACTTCGGAGGAGGTATGCTTTAAATAGCAGATAGAAAATCGTGTTCAACAGTATTGAAGTAAGAGTGTTGTGAACATAAAGAAATTGAGGAACTTGTAGCTCCTATTTTAAGCAGTTTACATCGCTTAAATATAATGGCATCGAGAAATCCAATTAAAGTCATCGATATGCAAGGGTTTACTTTATCTTCGGGATTTCGAGTTAAAGAATTGGCTATCGGTGATGGTGAGTCGATTTCCCATTTCATATTTCAACCTGATATAAGTTATGAAAGACTCAATAAGCGAGAATGTCGACAAGTGCGTTGGGAGGAGAATAACTTACACCATTTGCATTACGAGAATGGATATGTGCCCTATAATCAACTGAAAGACATTCTGGAACAGCATACATGCGGAGTGGAGGTGGTGTTTGTAAAGGgatctcaaaaagaaaaggtattGAGAGACCTATTATCATCGGTAAAGCCagtgattattaatttacaagatAATATATATTGCCCTTTGCTTTCGTTGAGTCAAAATTCTTGAGCATATCATTATAAATCGGAAAGCAGTTGtgcaattgaaaatgttaaattaattttaaaatttttaaaaatggatttagattagtgttaaaatttaaaatttaaataaattaatttttattgtactgacttttttttattcaatttaaatgtatCACATTCCTAAtcctaatatataaaatggaaaagaaaaacaaccgaattaaatttcatttaatttattgaactcgtctttaataaatgataaacaatTGCATATCTTTTTAACGTATTATTTATGGTGTCAACTCGACGCCCCCGAGTTAGCAGttcatgatgtttttttttttggtgtacTCAAGTCGAGTGATGACTCTTCTCGGGTGCTCCCGGAGGAGTGGAGCATGACCGGGTTGGatttactttgagctcacctcaggtcaagatcacgttgAGTGACTATGACattgatcagtaaccttgacctgaacaatgacctttactttgacctcaacggagaacttgaagtcaaccttaattgtgaccgTGACGTCCCCACCTAAAATGATGTGCATAAATAGCAAGTCAGGTTCATAAAAGATTAGTTTCATTGAAATCATCCGACGTAGTGGTGACATAACAACGCAGAACAAGTAACTCCATAAACACTTGTCTTACAGCAGaagtattaatgttatatatacttaGTGGGTTCCAGACAACAATATACAAAAGCACCGAAGAGAAGTCTCGAGGTTCAACAGGCGGTGTCCAAAAAAGCGAGCATAAGTCCAAAGGTGATAAAACCCTCGTTGACACCCGTGGCATCTGAAGAGgtgttaaaacaagaaaagtttaatacAGTTATAGAGTGTGGTAACAATATGCAAGCGGTCGCTGATGGAAAAGATTCGTTTGCAGACTTAAGCCCTTTTATTATGACGCAAAGTGTTAACGGTAATAATGAAGTAGTTTCGAGAATAGATAACATGGAGAGCTTAACCAACATGTCGGACAGTACAGTAAGAGCAAGTAGAGGTCCTCTATTTTCGGAAACAGTGTATGCACTAAATAAGAGCCGCACGAAATGTGTGGCAATAGGATTAAGTGCTGACTTACATTTTGAACCAGTGGTAAGGTTAATGGGAAAAGGtcaatgtttaacattaacggaaaACGATTGGCACAACATTATTATGTATAAGTCAACAATCACAAACAGTTTTGCTAATCAGTCTCCGTCGCAGATAGTGTTGTGTGGTGTCAGTATATCGTGCGATTGGATGGAAAACGTTTGCAAGATTTTAAAGTTGGAGAGGGGTGGagaatatgtatatattgcaTATGAATCGTTGCATGAGCTTTGGAACGTAGCAGATTTAGTAGCAACTCGACTGAAATTATTGAGAACTGTGAATTACAAAGCATATTATGATAGTGTTATAAACGCGTTAGCTGCAATGGATGGAGATGTGAAACGTAATATGTTAACGATGCTCAATGAATCGTGTTCTGAACAAATATGTATAAGTAAGGAAGTGATGTTGTacaatttcgataaaatcttgttggatgtagatttgtttaaattatttcacaatCAATAAAGACATGGGTAAGGTGCGGATTGATGAGAGTAAAAATGAGATGCATAGAATGTATGCATGGACTTATGCGTATAGACAATCACGAAAGTGTAATTGGGAGGAAATGTATTTAGATCGTCTTAGatttaagaatagaataagTTATGTAAATGATATGTTACACCTGTACTTAAGCAgcgaatttagaaataagatttttcatgaaagatttaaatatgtaatgacttaaaataaataaaaatttttttcaaatgtgaGCGTATTATTAACCATCCAATATTCACCGAATAATGTGCGAaagctattaaatataatggtaTGAATGTTAGGACAGTGAAACAGTATGCATCGATCAAGCAAACGGTCTGGTCGAGGTATTGTGAATACATTAATCAATAAGCTTCCGATAGAACTACATTTGccaggttataattattgcgGTCCGGGAACCAAATTGGTAAAGAGATTAGTTCGTGGAGATCAGGGAGTGAATAAATTAGACGACGCCTGTAAAACGCATAATATTGCCTACGCAGCGACATCGAATTTAGCTGAGCGACACATAGCCGATAAAGAGTTGTATAAGACGGCGAAAGAGCGGTTGAGAAGTAAAGACGCAAGCTTAGGAGAGCGACTATCGTCGGCGTTAGTGTCAACGATAATGAaaggaaaaacaataatgggtATGGGAATGCAAATTCGTGCCCTAAGACGTAGAGGAACAACTCGTCAGAAGTTGAAACGTGGCGGTAAGTTGTCGTTTACGCAGGCAATGAACTTAGTGCGGCGAGCGATTGCACAGACCAACAGTACGAATACAAAGGGAGATGTACAAGTGGGTTACAATCTGTTGAAACCTTATCAAGGTAGAATACTTAAACCGCGCGGAAAAATAATCAAGATTCCCAAGACGGGAGGTTTTTTACCCTTAATACTTGCAGCTTTGGGTGCTCTCGGTTCTTTAGGCGGAGGTGCAGCAGCTATTGCAAAAACCGTAAACGAAGCAAAAATAGCAAGGGAGCAGTTACAAGAAGCCCAACGTCACAATCGGGCTatggaaccaaaagcgatcgGCAGCGGTTTGTATATTAAACCATATAAGCAAGGTTGCGGACTAGTCATGAAAACGGTATCACGAAAATCAAAGCGACTAAAACGCCCCAAGAGGGCGAACAAAATTGGTACAggaatgtttattaatccatataaaaagggttgtggttataaaactgtagcaaaaaactaataaaaatacccCAACATTCTTCAATACTTCAACATTCATCTGTTAAACTTTCGTGGGGTGTACATGAGAAACAATTTACCGAAGAAAATCCGAAAACGAGAGAGTGGGATAATAAATCTTGATAATCGTACGGGTCCCGGTACTCACTGGACAGCTTACAACAAGGATGGTGTAAATGTTAACTACTTTGACAGTTATGGAGATTTACGACCACCGATTGAAGTGGAGAAGTATTTTATATCGGATGGGGGGAGAAATATTGTGAGGTATAATTATCGACGATATCAAAAAGAAGATCAAACaaattgtggacaattgtgtctgcatttcttagatagtttaaaTACCAAGGAAGTATCCGTGTAAGATTAGTCTTGAGAACAACAATGGAACAAGATACAATACATACAAGTTATACATTTACGCTCACCGGAAGGGGGTCGGAGTTGTCTTGTAACTTTAACCCACCGATTTATTTGAATGAACTCGGTACATACGAGTTAgctcttttaaatttcgaaacgttCAATACGTTACCTAATATCGATtcaacaaacaatattttacaatatgaaGATCATATGGGAAATTTTACAGAGAATATTGAAATACCGCTAGGAACATACGATATTAACGATATTAACGAAtacgttaaaaaaacattaacagcgAGGAATATTCTCAGCGTGACTACACCGGGTACACAGATACGCATaagaggtaataataatacgcAACGTgctgagataaaaacaaaccggcgaataaattttgctagCGATAATTCAATCGGTTCCTTACTTGGTTTTAACCCTAAAGTTATACCTAAAAACACGATAACAGAATCGGATCATATcgtgaatataaataaaacgaatgcattacaaatttattgtaatttgagCTCCGGATCGTATACGAATGGACAACCCATGCACGTGTTGTATCATTTCTTCCTGAACGTACCGgctggttttaaaataatagaagcTCCGCAACAACCGATTTACTTACCTGTTACAACGAACGTGATTAGTACATTAATAGTACGCATACTTGATCAGGACGGTCAGTTGGTAAACTTCAGAGACGAAGAAGTGACCGTGAGAGTGCACTTGAAATCGGTGTGAGTAGTAGGGTATTTAATATGGGTATAGTGTACGACGTTCGAAGAAAAGCACAGGAAAATCTGGGTGATAGAGTAATGTATAAAACGGTACGAAAGGATGTAAAACCTAACAGTAAGCGAAAATCAACTACCCAGTTAACACGCGTCAATCGTCAGTATTTAAGCAACTTAGGTTTTCAACTACTATAAATGGACTCCTTAAACGTCACggagaaaataaaagtagataaCTCGATTGTAAGTTACGAATATCATTCCCATCAACCGTTTGGTTCTACTAGCTTCGGTAACAATGATGAAATTCGTATAGGCATACCCGAAATAGACAATTACACATTGCCTcatgaaagttttttgtatgTGGAAGGGAGCGTACGTAAACTGGATGCGAGTGGTAAAGCAACAAAAGATGCTAGTGCAACtgcaaaattgataaataatcctGTAGCGTTTATGTTCAGTGATATTCGCTATCTTATAAATGGTGTTCAAATAGATGGAGTGAGAAACGTGGGGTTAACATCATGTATGAAAGGATACTTTTCGTATACCCCTCACGATATAATAAAGTTGGCGAACGCAGGTTGGAACATGGGCGAGGATCTGCTAGGTCAAGTGGTCCCAACATCCCCTGTAACGGATGCAATAAtggataaaaatggaaattttggaTTGAGTGTACCGCTAAAGACATTAATAGGGTTTGctgaagattttaaaacaattgtgATGAATGTGAGACAAGAGCTAGTGTTAATTCgtaataatgatgataatgatgTGCTTGTGAATACGGTAGAAGAACCGTTAcagttaaaaatcgataaagttgTGTGGAGAATGCCCCATCTAGCCGTAGGCTTACGAGAACAATTAGCTCTAACAAAAATAGCAGGACGAAATATTGATCTGCAAATACCTTTTCGCAGTTGGGAAGTACATGAATATCCTTCTTTACCTCAAACAACAAAGCATTCATGGGCTGTGAAAACAGCTCCGCAGTTGGAAACACctagatttataataattgggtttcaaacaaagaagaaaggaaaacAGTTGGCGAACATGGCAACCTTTGATAATGTAAAACTCACCAATTTGACGGTATTCCTAAACGGTGAACGCTACCCATACGATAATCTGAACGTGGACTTTGATAGTAATCGTGTCGCAGTGTTATATGACATGTATACACGCTTTCTAAAGTCCTACTATGGGAAGGAAGGAGAACCATTACTCACTccgaaacaatttattgaaaattatccactgATTGGAATTGATTGTACATATCAAGCAGAAGCGCTACACAAAAGTGGGGTAGAAATACGGATAGAATTTACGACAAAAAATCCGATTCCTGATGGTACCACAGCATACTGTTTAGTTTTACATGATAAGGCGTTTCAATATTCTCCACtaacaaaaatcgtcaaacAAATGACTTGAGTATGGGGAAAGAAGGGTTGGTAGTGTGTAGTTGGATCGGATCCTGAGCCGCATCGCACCCGTAGCTCATCATCCGAAATGTGAGACTTCTATATTCagcgtaaacaaaaaaaaagtcgtAGAGTATAAGTTGTGCGACAGATTTCTACGGCTGCATAGTACGACGTTGTACGTTGTATGGATAATCGTGTTGATGTACGGAAGCAAGatgtattcaaataaaactcaatACATAATTCTCGATATACAAGGTTTCATGGTCAACGAAGATCAGTTCGTACCTAAAGAATTAGCATCATGTGATAGTAACAAATGCATAACCCACCACGTTTTTCAACCGAGTAGCAGTATAGCTTCATTACCATCTAAATATAGGAATACTGCAAACTGGTTAATGACACATCATCATTGCATCGACTGGAAAGTTGGTTTTATCCATCCAATGGAATTCCACGCCATAGTCAAATATCTGTGTCGGAATGTCAAGAAAGTGTATGTTAAAGGacctgaaaaaattaaatttttaagacatATTATTTCCGCGCCGATATTTGCGTTGGAAGGTAGTATCTATAAACTTGAGATGGGTATACCGAGCTGTGCTTTTCACTCGCGACGAAGAAGTATGTGCGCTCTTTCCAATGTACGCCACTTACAAGAAGTTGTCGAGGGGGAGGGGGGATTGTAACCCCCCTTGAGTCACGGGCGAAGATAAGGTCCGAACGACCTCGCATTCTCAGACAGTATGACCTCCCCTTGGGCCACAGGCGATAACAAGGAGAAAACCTGGACAACCTCGCATTCCCAGACAGTATGACCTCCCCTTCAGTCACAGGCGATAACAAGGAGAAGACCTAAACGACCTCGCATTCCCAGACAGTTGACCGGACAAATACCTGTTCACTAACCCGTACTTAAAGGTAGTGGAAAGTGGGTTACTCCTCACTCCGTGTACAGCAGTCGCTGAGTGATATAGTAGTGTACAAAAGACGATAATTCCTTAAAAAGTGTGTTTACgataataacagattttgttaaaaactgtgTTTTTCCGACCACGAAGAAATCGCTTTCTGctagaaaaccatttgaaaagtaagttacatcaatacaatttttatcggttttcttcatgtatgtttgtgatgatttcaggtattaattgttatacgctGAGAAAAGTGGTTCTTCAGCGCATTGCAAACCTGTCAGACGTGatagaaaaccatttgaaaagtaagttacatcaatacaatttttatcggttttcttcATGTATGTTTGTGATGATTTCAGACATTAATAGTTATACGCTGAGAAAAGTGGTTCTTCAGCGCATTGCAAACTTGTCAGACGTGAGCGAacgtataattttaataaaataatccaaattttttgtaacccTTTTGATTCCTTGAAGTCTTTCCCATTATGCTTCACTTAATTGGTAACAGCCACGCTCGTGCAAGCGATAATACCGATGGTATGACCGACCCACTGGTTGCCGTGCTGCCACGCAATAACGACAGTACGAATGTTGTTGAGTCAAGCCTACCGTCGTTACCATTATATTGCAGCGGCAACTTTGACGGTTTGAGTCGTACCATGCAGGATTTCACTACAGACCCACCACTGTACGAGCAAATAATGAATGAGCTCCGGTCACAGCCAGGGAACGACAATGGTGCGATTGTTACCACCAGTCCAACCTTGTCGTCCTACGGCTTAACTCGCATCAGTATGGAGATACGAGAAGAAGGAACATATCAGGAAGTTGTTGTGCCACCTGAACCTGCTACCAATCAGACCGACGTGGTACAACCACTTCCAGATATTGTACATACGGATGTCACAAGTCAAGCACCTGCTGAAAACCAGGTGCTTGCGGCACCGTCTGTACCAGCGACGGAAGACGTATCCCAACCCTCCGATAGGATATGTGTTTCGCCTGTCTTCTCGAGTGGACCCATACGGTACACATCCCGCCGTATAAAAAAACGCGTCAACTTGTTGTCAAGGGGTTGCGTGAAACAAACTACCCGCCCAAACCCTTCTCCTGCTTCACAAGACTCCTGTAGATTGCTGCGCAACGCATTAGCCAAACCTCCCCGTAACACACGAAGAGTACCTACACTCGCTACAGTAACCAGACCTGCAACGGTGGTTACATCTCCACCAGAGGTGACCATCGACATCCGTGACAGCCCGCCAACTATCACAACTATCCCACCACAAAATGTGGTGTTCCCACCACCTTTACCTATCCCTACTATCCCGCAGAGGCAAAATCTTCCAGCTGTAAATACCGCACATCCCGACCCATGGGTTGATGCGTTTCTGCATTCAACAACCAACTTGGCAAGCAGTCTTTTGTCCCAAGAGGATTTTTTCATCTTGGGCTTGAAACCTCAATTGCAAACCAAAGTGACGACTTTGGAACATCATAAGCGCCACTTCGTGAACGCGTTGAATGCAGTAAACCAGAATCCCACCGTCTGCTTTGCTGCTTCTTCAAACATCCTTAACATGTACAACACCAAAATTAACCTGTATAAGTCCCTTCTCAGGCTGCTGCCTGACAACGGTtaatagcgttttttttttgaagctcGTTCAGTTTTTTTGTCTCTTGCAGTGTTAACGTTGCAGGAGTTGGCTATGGAGAGCGTTAATTCGACGATTTCCCGTAAAGACCGTACGTTGCGGTTAGTAGATGTTTTACCAAAGACTCTACTACTAAACGTAATGTACAGCTGGGACATATGCTTCTGGCGTCGAATATCCCGAAAGGGCGATCGA is from Onthophagus taurus isolate NC chromosome 8, IU_Otau_3.0, whole genome shotgun sequence and encodes:
- the LOC139431052 gene encoding uncharacterized protein, producing MDSLNVTEKIKVDNSIVSYEYHSHQPFGSTSFGNNDEIRIGIPEIDNYTLPHESFLYVEGSVRKLDASGKATKDASATAKLINNPVAFMFSDIRYLINGVQIDGVRNVGLTSCMKGYFSYTPHDIIKLANAGWNMGEDLLGQVVPTSPVTDAIMDKNGNFGLSVPLKTLIGFAEDFKTIVMNVRQELVLIRNNDDNDVLVNTVEEPLQLKIDKVVWRMPHLAVGLREQLALTKIAGRNIDLQIPFRSWEVHEYPSLPQTTKHSWAVKTAPQLETPRFIIIGFQTKKKGKQLANMATFDNVKLTNLTVFLNGERYPYDNLNVDFDSNRVAVLYDMYTRFLKSYYGKEGEPLLTPKQFIENYPLIGIDCTYQAEALHKSGVEIRIEFTTKNPIPDGTTAYCLVLHDKAFQYSPLTKIVKQMT